Proteins from one Oncorhynchus tshawytscha isolate Ot180627B linkage group LG16, Otsh_v2.0, whole genome shotgun sequence genomic window:
- the LOC112233056 gene encoding sodium-coupled neutral amino acid transporter 3-like, whose amino-acid sequence MELQKLSNGLHHGFVPFEDGIPQAEEEEEMLPHKSDGTKKPQFTDFEGKTSFGMSVFNLSNAIMGSGILGLSYAMSNTGIVLFIILLICIACLSSYSVHLLLKSAGVVGIRAYEQLGFRAFGHPGKIAAGVIITFHNIGAMSSYLFIVKYELPLVIQAFLGLSSNTGEWFLNGNYLILIVSVCIILPLALMRQLGYLGYTSGFSLTCMVFFLSSVIYKKFNIPCPMVPYGRNHTTIINTTVEEGQCEGRMFTINQETAYTIPILAFAFVCHPEVLPIYTELKNATKRRMQGIANVSIMGMFVMYLLTAIFGYLTFYVNTESELLHTYSKVDPLDTLILCVRVAVLVAVTLTVPVVLFPIRRAILQLLFPAKPFHWARHITIALCLLFVVNVLVILVPNIRDIFGIIGATTAPSLIFILPGLFYIRIVPTEQEPMKSRPKITAACFTAMGFIFMSMSLTFIIIDWTTGEKRAGGGH is encoded by the exons ATGGAACTCCAAAAGCTATCAAATGGCCTCCACCATGGCTTTGTCCCTTTCGAAGATGG CATCCCGCaggcagaagaggaagaggagatgtTACCACATAAGAGTGATGGGACCAAGAAGCCCCAGTTTACCGAT TTTGAGGGAAAAACCTCTTTCGGAATGTCCGTCTTTAACCTCAGTAACGCCATCATGGGGAGTGGAATTCTGGGATTGTCATACGCCATGTCAAACACAGGCATCGTTCTCTTTAT AATCCTGTTGATATGTATCGCCTGTTTGTCCAGCTACTCGGTTCACCTTCTGCTTAAGAGTGCTGGAGTTGTGG GTATTCGTGCGTATGAACAGCTGGGTTTCCGTGCTTTTGGACACCCAGGAAAAATAGCAGCGGGAGTCATTATAACCTTTCACAACATCGGCG CAATGTCCAGTTACCTCTTCATTGTGAAGTATGAGTTGCCTCTGGTCATTCAAGCCTTCCTGGGCTTGTCATCGAACACTGG AGAGTGGTTCCTGAACGGGAATTACCTCATCCTCATCGTCAGTGTGTGCATCATCCTTCCACTTGCCCTGATGAGACAATTGG GGTATTTGGGTTACACCAGTGGCTTCTCCCTCACCTGCATGGTCTTCTTCCTTTCCTCG GTCATATACAAGAAGTTCAACATCCCCTGCCCCATGGTACCATATGGCAGAAATCACACAACAATCATCAACACCACCGTGGAAGAGGGACAGTGCGAAGGCAGAATGTTCACCATCAACCAGGAG ACGGCGTATACCATCCCCATCTTAGCGTTCGCCTTTGTTTGTCACCCCGAGGTGCTTCCCATCTACACTGAACTGAAAAA TGCCACCAAGAGGCGTATGCAGGGTATTGCTAATGTGTCCATCATGGGCATGTTCGTCATGTACCTCCTCACCGCCATTTTTGGTTACCTCACCTTCTACG TGAACACAGAATCTGAGCTCCTGCACACCTACAGCAAAGTGGACCCTCTGGACACACTtatcctgtgtgtgcgtgtggccgTACTGGTGGCAGTCACCCTTACTGTCCCTGTGGTTCTCTTCCCT ATTCGCAGAGCCATTCTCCAGCTCCTGTTCCCAGCGAAACCCTTCCACTGGGCACGCCATATCACCATCGCCCTGTGTCTCCTCTTCGTGGTCAACGTGCTCGTCATCCTTGTGCCCAACATCCGAGACATCTTTGGCATCATTG GGGCCACCACTGCACCTAGCCTGATCTTCATTCTCCCAGGGTTATTCTACATCCGCATTGTTCCCACTGAACAAGAACCAATGAAGTCTAGACCAAAGATCACA GCTGCCTGTTTCACAGCCATGGGCTTCATCTTCATGTCTATGAGCCTGACATTCATCATCATCGACTGGACGACCGGAGAGAAACGAGCTGGAGGTGGCCATTAG